Proteins from one Porites lutea chromosome 3, jaPorLute2.1, whole genome shotgun sequence genomic window:
- the LOC140931303 gene encoding uncharacterized protein, translating into MVEKMHDISVNQDWVQEEKGGEAILKNDDNKNRKQVGTDGAKEEVSLVNEVGDPNEDSDSEPTLTGPDHELVVDTTSPPEEIKNRAVQLIKEIQDEDFKAEESVVSVELWDFAGQHLYYASHPVFLSSRALYILVCNLSKSLHDTAKPCVRQGSRNVELENPNGETNLENLLSWLSTVHTVAQLRRETCDDVEEEVPHLRPPVIIVGTHADKSFEDIETMKTEIQNAIAGKDYEGHVVRSIFGIDNTAKLLQNKIRNVFRKDENIDDIRALRVKIMEVLRQEPYIGEKIPARWLIFEKVINALLSKPVYYLSITKLRTHAKEKCFINDHEGFTTMVNFYHDLGIIIKHRRTVILSTQWLIDLFGQLITIPDFEKIVPKFAKHWKEVEESGVLSMELLDHVFSKFLLKGVARKDILDLIEQFGLIAKFSSSKTGEKYFVPSQLKASPDSLCSMAPSRLDPCPLFVYFVSGSVPHGLFTRLVSRSVRWCSETGPSQPPTLYQNGAWFVIGKQTFHDFVLICMKQFIKFFIKQRNQPQQISVDDTSEVAVQVRKFVEATLQVLSRDLYKGGLQYQIRVACPYCQREKCSSHNQIACSHEDCLHLLELRQGDPLICKKKPAEEVLTVTGQEQWFSQIESKVACTPSSSTDADQAGPERLVLKVTLLANEWGSSKGGLSTINRTLAIHLAKDANVEVTILVPEFECGEEHKRAAKSHNISIREAGHLPAYIDPLDWLIVPPEDLDVQVVIGHGAKLGRQAQIIRKSHCCKWVQVVHTEPEELAMHKNYPSAIAKGEGKNRAEVDLCQIADLVVAVGPKLKEAFSSKLRSSHREILQLIPGSFAAFSDIEHAAQDGVHFRVLTFGRGDLEDFSLKGYDIAAQSIVELKDSSYSLIFVGASDGRQDEVAEILLRTGISKNQLIVRSFVKDKKRLRELFCEVDLAIMPSRTEGFGLTALEAMSAGLPILVSGNSGFGKALRGLPMGESFVIDSDDPKEWAKAIAAIRQKSRTQRLEEIQRLRRSYDERFSWEKQCQALVARMWKMVYGVEKVQEDAVPQNDFQNDAARGSMTGEPILLALQQILLESRIESSKTELSEALKTTALEKGFAISDNQGEGNCMFFALSEQLYLVKDIQMPHDELRRTLVQHLRENPRLPDGTELFHFVDGYPSWDAYLTSMMADGTWGDHVILHGAANCFETCIHVISSVPHRHDVMICPEFDVTGSNRLVLGHLHELHYVSLLPYV; encoded by the exons ATGGTGGAAAAGATGCATGATATTTCAGTTAACCAGGACTGGGTTCAGGAGGAGAAAGGAGGTGAAGCAATACTTAAAAATGATGATAACAAGAATAGGAAACAAGTTGGTACTGATGGAGCAAAGGAAGAAGTTTCTCTTGTAAATGag GTTGGTGATCCAAACGAAGACAGTGATAGTGAACCCACATTAACAGGACCTGATCATGAGTTAGTGGTTGATACTACTTCACCTCCAGAGGAGATCAAGAATCGAGCAGTTCAGTTGATAAAGGAAATACAAGATGAAGATTTTAAGGCTGAAGAATCTGTTGTCAGTGTTGAACTGTGGGATTTTGCTGGACAACACCTGTATTATGCATCCCATCCTGTATTTTTATCATCACGTGCGCTGTACATCTTGGTGTGCAACCTCAGCAAGTCACTGCATGACACAGCCAAGCCCTGTGTGAGGCAAGGGTCTCGTAATGTTGAGTTGGAAAACCCAAACGGAGAAACAAATCTTGAGAACTTGTTGTCCTGGCTGTCCACAGTGCATACCGTCGCACAGCTGAGAAGAGAAACCTGTGATGATGTAGAAGAAGAGGTGCCTCATTTGCGCCCCCCAGTGATCATTGTAGGAACCCATGCAGACAAATCATTTGAAGATattgaaacaatgaaaacagaaatCCAGAACGCAATTGCTGGTAAGGACTATGAAGGACATGTGGTGCGGTCTATCTTTGGCATTGACAACACGGCGAAATTACTTCAAAATAAGATCAGAAATGTTTTTAGGAAAGATGAAAACATTGATGACATCCGAGCTCTACGGGTCAAAATCATGGAAGTGCTAAGACAGGAGCCTTACATTGGGGAGAAGATACCTGCGAG ATGGTTGATCTTTGAGAAGGTCATCAACGCTTTACTTTCCAAGCCAGTTTATTACCTGAGTATAACAAAGCTACGGACCCATGCCAAGGAGAAGTGCTTCATCAATGACCATGAAGGGTTTACCACCATGGTGAATTTCTATCATGACCTGGGGATAATTATCAAGCACCGTCGCACAGTCATCTTGAGTACCCAGTGGCTGATAGACTTGTTCGGGCAGCTGATCACTATTCcagattttgagaaaatt GTCCCCAAGTTTGCAAAGCACTGGAAGGAAGTCGAAGAAAGCGGTGTTCTCAGCATGGAATTGCTTGATCATGTCTTTTCCAAATTTCTTCTGAAGGGTGTTGCCAGGAAAGACATTCTTGATTTGATAGAACAATTTGGATTGATtgcaaaattttcatcttcaaagACAGGTGAAAAGTATTTTGTTCCATCTCAACTCAAAGCGTCACCTGATTCCCTTTGTTCTATGGCGCCCTCAAGGCTGGACCCTTGCCCCCTGTTTGTTTACTTTGTCAGCGGTTCTGTCCCCCATGGTCTGTTCACACGGCTTGTTTCTCGATCTGTCCGTTGGTGTTCTGAAACTGGTCCATCTCAGCCCCCTACCCTGTACCAAAATGGAGCGTGGTTTGTTATTGGCAAGCAAACTTTTCATGATTTTGTTCTTATTTGTATGAAGCAGTTTATTAAGTTTTTTATCAAGCAAAGAAACCAACCTCAGCAGATCTCAGTAGATGACACAAGTGAGGTGGCGGTGCAGGTTCGTAAGTTTGTGGAGGCAACTTTGCAAGTTTTGTCACGTGATCTCTATAAAGGTGGATTGCAGTATCAAATTCGGGTCGCCTGTCCGTATTGTCAGCGGGAAAAGTGTTCAAGCCATAATCAGATTGCATGTTCTCATGAAGATTGTCTTCACCTCCTTGAGTTAAGACAAGGTGATCCTCTGATTTGCAAGAAGAAACCTGCAGAGGAGGTGCTCACGGTTACGGGACAAGAGCAGTGGTTCTCACAAATAGAAAGTAAGGTAG CGTGTACTCCATCATCATCAACTGATGCCGATCAAGCTGGTCCAGAGCGTCTGGTACTGAAAGTTACCCTTCTCGCGAATGAGTGGGGGTCGTCCAAGGGTGGCTTGTCAACAATAAACAGAACTCTTGCCATACATTTGGCAAAAGACGCAAACGTAGAAGTGACCATTCTTGTACCTGAATTTGAGTGTGGCGAAGAGCACAAGAGAGCTGCCAAAAGTCACAACATTTCCATCCGGGAAGCAGGGCACCTTCCTGCCTACATTGATCCTCTTGACTGGTTGATCGTTCCCCCAGAAGACCTTGACGTTCAGGTTGTGATCGGCCATGGAGCAAAGCTTGGTAGACAAGCACAGATTATAAGAAAGTCTCATTGCTGTAAGTGGGTGCAGGTTGTTCACACTGAGCCTGAAGAGCTGGCGATGCATAAGAACTATCCAAGCGCCATTGCCAAGGGAGAAGGGAAGAACAGAGCTGAAGTTGACCTTTGTCAAATTGCAGATCTCGTTGTAGCCGTTGGACCTAAGTTGAAAGAAGCGTTCTCGTCCAAGTTGCGTTCATCTCATCGAGAAATCTTACAATTAATACCAGGTTCCTTTGCAGCGTTTTCAGATATTGAACATGCTGCACAAGATGGTGTACATTTCAGAGTACTGACCTTTGGTCGCGGTGATTTGGAAGACTTTAGTCTTAAAGGATACGACATTGCCGCTCAATCCATAGTGGAATTGAAGGACAGTTCTTATAGTCTTATTTTCGTTGGTGCATCCGATGGAAGGCAGGATGAAGTCGCAGAAATCTTACTCCGGACTGGCATTTCAAAGAACCAGCTTATTGTGAGATCATTtgtgaaagacaaaaaaagattgAGAGAGTTGTTTTGTGAAGTCGATCTGGCCATCATGCCATCAAGAACTGAGGGGTTTGGTTTGACAGCATTGGAGGCTATGTCAGCTGGTCTTCCCATTCTAGTTAGTGGAAACTCTGGATTTGGAAAAGCATTGCGTGGTCTTCCAATGGGTGAGTCATTTGTGATCGACTCTGATGACCCCAAGGAATGGGCAAAGGCAATTGCAGCCATCCGTCAAAAATCAAGGACACAGAGGCTTGAAGAAATCCAAAGACTGCGAAGAAGTTATGATGAAAGATTCTCTTGGGAGAAACAGTGCCAGGCCCTTGTCGCCAGAATGTGGAAGATGGTCTACG GTGTTGAAAAGGTCCAAGAGGATGCCGTTCCACAGAATGACTTTCAAAACGATGCTGCAAGAGGATCGATGACAG GCGAACCCATTTTACTTGCACTTCAACAAATCCTGCTGGAATCCCGCATAGAGTCCAGCAAAACTGAGCTGTCGGAGGCTTTAAAGACGACTGCCTTGGAGAAAGGTTTTGCAATTTCTGACAATCAAGGAGAGGGAAACTGCATGTTTTTTGCACTTTCAGAGCAACTTTACCTCGTCAAAGATATTCAAATGCCCCATGATGAGTTACGCCGAACTCTTGTTCAACACCTTCGGGAAAACCCCAGGCTG
- the LOC140931300 gene encoding uncharacterized protein — protein MSEELLVSIQKAKSDLAKALMSGVKERVEQCRKKLEDRKNEWVNKLRMREYEPVKEDFDIDDFRQPPLECLDEPSDEEVGSTGWDDEDNPNNSVDEKQKVSKKAVKGENNGGNSRQTRKKYLCPIKGCKSQVRDLPRYLRDVHKWAREKAKTATSRFGMRESFSSTNMDGKGKDRKWKDYHYHRKCPISGCHSIVKRLSQHLRQVHKEIRKGSSEYKAILKEARPRKPSRSSALVSRRTEEAEISLSSNSDNNSVAGTSVKGDGNKDSGTENSDSISDGDNCGYEGTPDSDSQTEAESTGNLEISHGIFGSFISWLQTTDGGRKPHKMSKQHASQVEKMLTVIDPNKDLASLFDRKLIRDTFLRDHAEKTYKPDTIKSYLLSLRYFCSFVLTERPEGLNVDDASINVIDEKARLWSTSYKKDCQRRHLEKQDEDISNLITAEMVTTFEQSESTRRAVSLIGQLSGAHCIQLNQEQYTLIRDFILTEMTIANAHRSGVLANMTIGEFNKSKHESNGSYVISVKNHKTASIHGPARVVLSPKLFGYLKVYVNEVRSVVNSTKDENDSVILSWSGAKVVSGQISTAINAAWKKAGLEGHISSTLFRKSAVTAVHTSHKDMTGQLADLMAHKESTAQRYYKLHEKQKSCVEAAAELPSIMRTTKKVLEGGDSITTMEEDIPAGTKDSTEKHVTWNKQQIEAIKELFREEIDQKSVTMALVREKITNNAILCNQDPKKICDRVRSEWRHKHDESHLETAGAVDPPDEEETFSDKMSRYLSSSSVSEFVPPSNSSYVSRNIFSLREKEDLLRLFKPTIKSGIISKPAVKNILEEDEAGRQFLKKFTLDQIVNRLKYERRMNQKRT, from the exons ATGTCTGAGGAACTGCTTGTTAGTAtacaaaaagcaaaatcagACCTTGCAAAAGCACTAATGTCAGGAGTTAAAGAAAGAGTCGAGCAG TGTAGGAAAAAATTGGAAGACAGGAAAAATGAATGGGTAAACAAACTCCGGATGAGAGAATATGAGCCCGTTAAAGAAGACTTCGACATTGATGATTTTCGACAACCGCCCCTCGAATGTTTGGATGAACCTAGTGATGAGGAGGTAGGAAGCACTGGTTGGGACGACGAGGATAATCCCAACAACAGCGTCGACGAAAAGCAGAAGGTATCTAAAAAGGCAGTTAAAGGTGAAAACAACGGTGGCAACTCTCGTCAGACGAGAAAAAAGTATCTTTGCCCCATTAAAGGGTGTAAATCACAGGTACGTGATCTTCCTCGCTATTTGAGAGACGTTCATAAATGGGCCAGAGAAAAAGCTAAAACGGCGACCTCCAGGTTTGGAATGCGGGAAAGCTTTTCGTCTACTAACATGGACGGAAAAGGAAAAGACCGCAAGTGGAAAGACTATCATTACCACCGCAAGTGCCCAATTTCAGGTTGTCACTCGATAGTAAAGCGACTTTCCCAACATTTACGGCAAGTACACAAGGAAATACGGAAGGGCTCATCGGAATACAAAGCCATATTAAAAGAAGCTCGGCCAAGAAAACCTTCGCGTTCATCAGCACTGGTGTCAAGAAGAACTGAAGAAGCCGAAATAAGCCTCAGTAGCAACAGTGATAATAACAGCGTAGCTGGAACTAGCGTAAAAGGTGACGGCAACAAGGATAGCGGCACAGAAAATTCAGATAGTATCAGTGATGGTGACAACTGTGGCTATGAAGGTACACCTGACAGTGATTCACAAACGGAAGCTGAAAGCACTGGCAATTTAGAAATAAGCCATGGTATATTTGGTTCTTTCATAAGCTGGCTACAGACAACTGATGGTGGAAGGAAACCGCACAAAATGTCGAAACAGCATGCCTCACAGGTAGAAAAGATGCTTACTGTTATTGACCCGAACAAAGATCTGGCGTCGCTATTTGATCGTAAACTTATTCGTGACACTTTCTTAAGAGATCACGCTGAAAAAACCTACAAACCTGACACTATTAAATCGTACTTGTTAAGTCTACGGTATTTCTGCAGCTTTGTCTTAACAGAGCGTCCTGAGGGCCTAAATGTGGACGATGCTAGTATTAATGTAATTGATGAGAAAGCCCGTTTGTGGTCGACTTCATACAAGAAAGATTGTCAACGTAGGCATTTGGAGAAACAGGATGAAGATATTTCTAACTTGATAACAGCTGAGATGGTGACTACATTTGAGCAGAGTGAATCAACACGAAGAGCAGTGTCCCTCATTGGTCAGCTTAGTGGGGCTCACTGTATTCAACTTAACCAAGAACAGTACACACTAATTAGAGATTTCATCTTAACTGAAATGACAATCGCTAATGCCCATAGATCGGGTGTGCTAGCTAACATGACTATAGGTGAGTTCAACAAATCAAAGCATGAAAGTAATGGAAGCTACGTAATAAGTGTAAAGAACCATAAGACTGCATCCATTCATGGTCCTGCCAGAGTCGTGCTTTCACCTAAACTGTTTGGTTACCTGAAAGTGTACGTTAATGAAGTGAGAAGTGTAGTAAATTCGACCAAAGATGAAAATGACTCTGTGATATTGTCGTGGAGTGGAGCAAAGGTCGTGTCAGGCCAAATATCAACTGCAATCAACGCCGCTTGGAAAAAAGCAGGGTTAGAGGGTCATATCAGTTCAACTCTTTTCCGAAAGTCAGCGGTGACTGCCGTACATACCAGCCACAAAGACATGACAGGACAACTCGCTGATCTCATGGCACACAAAGAGTCGACAGCCCAAAGGTACTACAAACTTCACGAGAAACAAAAATCCTGTGTTGAAGCAGCAGCCGAGCTTCCCTCCATTatgagaacaacaaaaaaagtactGGAGGGAGGCGATTCCATTACTACTATGGAAGAAGATATTCCTGCTGGTACTAAAGATAGCACGGAGAAACATGTTACCTGGAACAAGCAACAAATAGAAGCCATAAAAGAGCTCTTCCGTGAAGAAATCGACCAGAAGTCGGTAACAATGGCACTTGTCAGAGAAAAGATAACAAATAATGCGATCCTTTGCAATCAAGACCCTAAAAAGATCTGCGACAGAGTTCGCAGTGAATGGCGTCACAAACATGATGAAAGTCACTTGGAGACTGCTGGTGCAGTTGACCCTCCAGACGAAGAAGAAACTTTTTCAGACAAAATGAGTCGCTATTTGTCAAGTTCAAGTGTTTCAGAATTTGTGCCACCATCTAATTCAAGTTACGTGAGCCGAAACATTTTTTCCTTAAGGGAAAAGGAGGATCTCCTTCGGCTATTTAAGCCTACAATCAAGAGTGGAATTATCTCAAAACCAGCCGTAAAGAACATTCTTGAAGAAGACGAGGCTGGGAGGcaattcttaaaaaaatttacctTAGATCAGATTGTCAACCGTTTAAAATATGAGAGGCGGATGAACCAAAAGCGTACTTGA